One window of the Rosa rugosa chromosome 3, drRosRugo1.1, whole genome shotgun sequence genome contains the following:
- the LOC133738365 gene encoding protein PSK SIMULATOR 1-like isoform X2 produces MGGIINSVKRTPKVEDVTVAINYHHASNGCDELPPRANGITTPSNCFSKQAAVAKVSAVSSLLGKASSIGFGKAMEILDSFGSSITNWDPTLNSEVQIKGNTISILAFEVANSVVKGAKLMQSLSEDEIRYLKDVLLPSKGVQSLISTDMDELLRIAAADKREELRTFSRDVVRFGNRTYDPTWHNLDRYFRKTGLKVTEQTHLKKQAERGMEHLITLVQSTAELCHELHSLDRLEQEYRHKLEEDSSVTARRGDNLAILNADIKNQMKLVNSLKKKSLWSKTFEEVMPKLVDIVQLLHLKIHEAFGSTDDDEPVECSQRNCKRLGPAGTSLHYAHIITQINTLVSRSRSVPQREIDTLYGGLPCSVKSTLRSKFQLVELTIPQIKAEMKQTLDWLVPIAINTTKALHGFGWVGEWANTGFEASWHTGLTSIPRIGTLHHADEKKTEVYICELVVLLHYLISQAGVGHGGMPSSPVETRSQRTNELTAEDQEMLQDVGTNSIRLGMSKSQNFDAGKASRLSRHHRLSKSSRDFLAKDKLPIENLLSRPIDSDITWTKFLDVIDGVDTMRRF; encoded by the exons ATGGGTGGGATTATCAACAGTGTCAAACGGACGCCCAAAGTTGAAGATGTCACTGTAGCTATAAATTATCATCATGCTAGTAATGGGTGTGATGAACTGCCCCCAAGAGCAAATGGTATTACAACTCCATCCAATTGCTTCTCTAAGCAGGCAGCTGTTGCTAAG GTTTCAGCAGTAAGCTCTCTTTTGGGTAAAGCTAGCTCGATTGGATTTGGGAAGGCAATGGAAATTTTGGACAGTTTTGGCAGTAGCATCACAAATTGGGACCCCACTTTGAATTCTGAGGTGCAAATAAAAGGGAATACAATTTCAATTTTGGCTTTTGAAGTTGCAAACTCAGTTGTCAAGGGTGCGAAGCTAATGCAGTCCCTTTCAGAAGATGAGATCAGATATTTAAAAGACGTGCTGCTACCATCCAAAGGGGTGCAAAGTTTAATATCTACAGATATGGATGAGCTCCTCAGAATTGCCGCTGCTGACAAGAG AGAAGAGTTGAGAACTTTTTCGAGAGATGTTGTACGTTTTGGAAATCGTACTTATGATCCGACATGGCACAACTTGGATCGCTATTTTAGGAA GACTGGCTTGAAAGTTACTGAACAAACTCATTTAAAGAAGCAAGCAGAGAGAGGGATGGAACATTTGATAACTCTAGTTCAGTCAACAGCA GAACTATGTCATGAGTTGCATTCATTGGATAGATTGGAACAAGAATATCGGCATAAGCTTGAAGAAGATAGTTCAGTTACTGCTAGAAGAG GAGACAACCTTGCAATTTTAAACGCAGATATAAAGAATCAAATGAAGCTTGTAAACAGCTTAAAGAAAAAATCACTGTGGTCAAAGACTTTTGAAGAG GTTATGCCGAAGCTTGTAGACATTGTGCAATTATTACACTTAAAAATTCATGAAGCTTTTGGAAGTACTG ATGATGACGAACCAGTGGAATGTTCTCAGAGGAACTGTAAAAGGTTGGGGCCTGCTGGTACTTCATTACACTATGCGCATATTATTACACAAATTAACACACTT GTGTCTCGATCAAGGTCAGTGCCTCAAAGAGAGATAGATACTCTGTATGGGGGACTGCCATGCAGTGTAAAGTCAACTCTGCGCTCAAAATTTCAGTTAGTTGAG CTCACCATTCCTCAAATCAAAGCTGAAATGAAGCAAACTTTGGATTGGCTTGTTCCCATCGCCATTAACACAACCAA AGCTCTTCATGGCTTTGGATGGGTTGGAGAGTGGGCAAATACAGG GTTTGAGGCAAGCTGGCATACTGGCTTGACTAGCATTCCGAGGATTGGGACTCTACACCATGCCGATGAGAAAAAAACTGAAGTTTATATATGTGAACTAGTAGTCTTGCTACATTATCTGATCAGCCAGGCGGGGGTTGGCCATGGTGGAATGCCATCGTCACCTGTTGAAACCCGCAGCCAGAGGACGAATGAGTTGACAGCTGAAGATCAAGAGATGCTTCAGGATGTGGGTACAAACAGCATCAGACTAGGAATGAGTAAAAGTCAGAATTTTGACGCAGGAAAGGCCAGCAGGTTGAGCAGACACCATAGGCTGAGTAAGAGTAGCAGAGACTTCCTAGCAAAAGATAAACTTCCCATTGAGAATCTGTTGTCTAGGCCCATAGACTCCGATATAACCTGGACCAAGTTCTTGGATGTCATTGATGGAGTTGACACAATGCGCAGGTTCTAA
- the LOC133738365 gene encoding protein PSK SIMULATOR 1-like isoform X1 — translation MGGIINSVKRTPKVEDVTVAINYHHASNGCDELPPRANGITTPSNCFSKQAAVAKVSAVSSLLGKASSIGFGKAMEILDSFGSSITNWDPTLNSEVQIKGNTISILAFEVANSVVKGAKLMQSLSEDEIRYLKDVLLPSKGVQSLISTDMDELLRIAAADKREELRTFSRDVVRFGNRTYDPTWHNLDRYFRKTGLKVTEQTHLKKQAERGMEHLITLVQSTAELCHELHSLDRLEQEYRHKLEEDSSVTARRGNLVFGDNLAILNADIKNQMKLVNSLKKKSLWSKTFEEVMPKLVDIVQLLHLKIHEAFGSTDDDEPVECSQRNCKRLGPAGTSLHYAHIITQINTLVSRSRSVPQREIDTLYGGLPCSVKSTLRSKFQLVELTIPQIKAEMKQTLDWLVPIAINTTKALHGFGWVGEWANTGFEASWHTGLTSIPRIGTLHHADEKKTEVYICELVVLLHYLISQAGVGHGGMPSSPVETRSQRTNELTAEDQEMLQDVGTNSIRLGMSKSQNFDAGKASRLSRHHRLSKSSRDFLAKDKLPIENLLSRPIDSDITWTKFLDVIDGVDTMRRF, via the exons ATGGGTGGGATTATCAACAGTGTCAAACGGACGCCCAAAGTTGAAGATGTCACTGTAGCTATAAATTATCATCATGCTAGTAATGGGTGTGATGAACTGCCCCCAAGAGCAAATGGTATTACAACTCCATCCAATTGCTTCTCTAAGCAGGCAGCTGTTGCTAAG GTTTCAGCAGTAAGCTCTCTTTTGGGTAAAGCTAGCTCGATTGGATTTGGGAAGGCAATGGAAATTTTGGACAGTTTTGGCAGTAGCATCACAAATTGGGACCCCACTTTGAATTCTGAGGTGCAAATAAAAGGGAATACAATTTCAATTTTGGCTTTTGAAGTTGCAAACTCAGTTGTCAAGGGTGCGAAGCTAATGCAGTCCCTTTCAGAAGATGAGATCAGATATTTAAAAGACGTGCTGCTACCATCCAAAGGGGTGCAAAGTTTAATATCTACAGATATGGATGAGCTCCTCAGAATTGCCGCTGCTGACAAGAG AGAAGAGTTGAGAACTTTTTCGAGAGATGTTGTACGTTTTGGAAATCGTACTTATGATCCGACATGGCACAACTTGGATCGCTATTTTAGGAA GACTGGCTTGAAAGTTACTGAACAAACTCATTTAAAGAAGCAAGCAGAGAGAGGGATGGAACATTTGATAACTCTAGTTCAGTCAACAGCA GAACTATGTCATGAGTTGCATTCATTGGATAGATTGGAACAAGAATATCGGCATAAGCTTGAAGAAGATAGTTCAGTTACTGCTAGAAGAGGTAACCTTGTCTTTG GAGACAACCTTGCAATTTTAAACGCAGATATAAAGAATCAAATGAAGCTTGTAAACAGCTTAAAGAAAAAATCACTGTGGTCAAAGACTTTTGAAGAG GTTATGCCGAAGCTTGTAGACATTGTGCAATTATTACACTTAAAAATTCATGAAGCTTTTGGAAGTACTG ATGATGACGAACCAGTGGAATGTTCTCAGAGGAACTGTAAAAGGTTGGGGCCTGCTGGTACTTCATTACACTATGCGCATATTATTACACAAATTAACACACTT GTGTCTCGATCAAGGTCAGTGCCTCAAAGAGAGATAGATACTCTGTATGGGGGACTGCCATGCAGTGTAAAGTCAACTCTGCGCTCAAAATTTCAGTTAGTTGAG CTCACCATTCCTCAAATCAAAGCTGAAATGAAGCAAACTTTGGATTGGCTTGTTCCCATCGCCATTAACACAACCAA AGCTCTTCATGGCTTTGGATGGGTTGGAGAGTGGGCAAATACAGG GTTTGAGGCAAGCTGGCATACTGGCTTGACTAGCATTCCGAGGATTGGGACTCTACACCATGCCGATGAGAAAAAAACTGAAGTTTATATATGTGAACTAGTAGTCTTGCTACATTATCTGATCAGCCAGGCGGGGGTTGGCCATGGTGGAATGCCATCGTCACCTGTTGAAACCCGCAGCCAGAGGACGAATGAGTTGACAGCTGAAGATCAAGAGATGCTTCAGGATGTGGGTACAAACAGCATCAGACTAGGAATGAGTAAAAGTCAGAATTTTGACGCAGGAAAGGCCAGCAGGTTGAGCAGACACCATAGGCTGAGTAAGAGTAGCAGAGACTTCCTAGCAAAAGATAAACTTCCCATTGAGAATCTGTTGTCTAGGCCCATAGACTCCGATATAACCTGGACCAAGTTCTTGGATGTCATTGATGGAGTTGACACAATGCGCAGGTTCTAA